The following is a genomic window from Drosophila busckii strain San Diego stock center, stock number 13000-0081.31 chromosome 2L, ASM1175060v1, whole genome shotgun sequence.
CTCGCTGCAGCGACCGTTTGCCAGCAATGCGGTGGCCATGCTGCTGGTGGAGCAGCCGATCTATGAGCAGTTCGTGCAGCTGGTGCGGGAGCGCATGCGGCCGCTGAGCATGGTGGTGACCATGAATCCGCTGTTCAGCGatacgctgctgcagctggagcagcaagGCATCGAGATTATACGCGCCGACAAGCAGCAGGTGGCGCCACCGCTCGCCTCGCCCATACTCGCCTGCAATTGCTATCACACGCAGCTGGCCCAGCCGCCCAACGGCGTCATCTGCCTGCACAGCTTCCGCAGCACAGTCGAGGCCATCGAGCTGGCTCGCCAGGAGACGCGTCTGCGCTTCAACAGCGTCTCCATCTGGGACGAGACGCTCGCCGGCAACTTTCAGCTGCTTGCCGCACTCAAATGCAATCTCTACTACTTCAACTGCAGCAATGTGCCGCTGCAGCATTTtcagaagcagcagcacagcgtCTGCGTTTCCAATGGCTTTCACTTTGAGCTGCTCGAACTGAACAATCGGCGCTACATTATTGTCATGCCAATTGGCGCGTTCATGCCCCAAAAGTTGGATGACGATCGAAAGTCGCTGACGCTGTCAGAAGATTTGCAGGCATAAAGCTTCCTCATCCTCATCACCCAGGCccaaaatactttttaatttcaatcaaaattcgcttgctgtttatttttggccCCACTAATTGAGATTTTGTTAATGCAAAGCGCTGCCAGCTGTCAACGTATTTAATACACGCATTAAATATACtataatttcttttctttgttgttttgcgGGTTAAATATGAcgagcaaaagctaaaacaaaaacaagttaatGCAAGTGAGTTGTGGTCTTAGCGCCTTTTGCGCTCGTTACTTACACTACGCTACACAAATGAGTAGAAGCAGTGttcttaacattttaaattcaaaagtaCACACtgactgcaatttgttttgaataATCTGTAAAAtgtcttaattttatttaagcttttcaaacgtttttcatataaaattaatagttcaactttatatttttttatttgaaatgctaCCAActattaagaaaatattttaaatatattaaaaacaaaaatattgggAAAACACTTTtcttgtatataattaatttttcatttgttttcaatttgcatactATTAGCTTAAggatatttttaagtttattataaaaatttgaaacttaaagtgtatttaatagtGGGCCACGCATTTTCCATTCATATATTAAGAATATTTTACTTCTTCAGAGCAAAAGGCATCAAATGAaagaaattttgaaattattacataaatatataagtgcaaagtgtatttgttAGTGGgatacatacatttttttatgcaagctGTTTACGCGCTCTCAATTTAGTAGCCATTTCGTAAgagatatttttaaattttataataagaaaacaaattcaaagtgtatacgTAGTCGGCAgcgcacaatttgtttattttaataagcaattctTACTTGTGCGCAATTTAAGAGACATTGAGCTTGGGATATTTACAAGTCTAAGACAAaaagataaattttaaagtgtatttagTAGTTGGCAGCGCATATTCTGCTTATTTCATAAGCAATATTATGctcatatttcatttaaaactaTTGGTAGctgaatattttcaaaatttgttataaaatatttttaaagtgtaTCTAGTAGTCGGCAATGCGCCCAACA
Proteins encoded in this region:
- the LOC108596039 gene encoding uncharacterized protein LOC108596039, yielding MNIDYPGKYYPRSIPSYETLSIKSESSHGSQSEVLITRDMVMNLVCEEELCNNESHIILNAPTPPVSEAGDIERTSMMAESMNFDDQTSEAAYRPQLMIVYAEGDINSSLQLLMDSLQRPFASNAVAMLLVEQPIYEQFVQLVRERMRPLSMVVTMNPLFSDTLLQLEQQGIEIIRADKQQVAPPLASPILACNCYHTQLAQPPNGVICLHSFRSTVEAIELARQETRLRFNSVSIWDETLAGNFQLLAALKCNLYYFNCSNVPLQHFQKQQHSVCVSNGFHFELLELNNRRYIIVMPIGAFMPQKLDDDRKSLTLSEDLQA